In the genome of Pelobacter seleniigenes DSM 18267, one region contains:
- a CDS encoding NifB/NifX family molybdenum-iron cluster-binding protein, producing MRIAVASKSAVTVDQHFGHAQRFLIYDYTEGIIEQLAAVEVEKYCSYDPDNPFRHRQFGGILSALEGCQAVVTAQIGELPKKELLKAGIVPVSTSVAIADALKMAYDIVNSGILERIKK from the coding sequence ATGCGCATTGCCGTCGCCTCAAAATCAGCCGTCACCGTGGACCAGCACTTCGGGCATGCTCAACGCTTCCTGATTTACGATTATACGGAAGGGATCATCGAACAGCTGGCCGCCGTTGAGGTCGAAAAGTACTGTTCCTACGATCCTGACAACCCCTTTCGCCACCGGCAGTTCGGCGGCATTCTCAGCGCCCTGGAAGGCTGTCAGGCTGTGGTGACGGCACAGATTGGAGAACTGCCCAAAAAGGAGCTGCTCAAAGCGGGGATTGTCCCGGTCAGCACCTCCGTAGCCATCGCGGATGCGTTGAAGATGGCTTATGACATTGTCAACTCCGGGATTCTGGAACGGATCAAAAAATAA
- the fdxB gene encoding ferredoxin III, nif-specific has product MALLTGKTRGGADWTPTFANAIDPEKCIGCGRCYKACSRNVLGPEDIEDEENYSTRMVMTIANPDNCIGCAGCGVTCPKKCFSFITLEA; this is encoded by the coding sequence ATGGCCTTATTGACTGGGAAAACCAGAGGGGGAGCAGACTGGACCCCGACCTTTGCAAATGCAATCGACCCGGAGAAGTGCATCGGCTGCGGCCGCTGCTACAAAGCCTGCTCGCGCAATGTCCTCGGCCCGGAAGACATTGAAGATGAAGAAAATTACAGTACCCGGATGGTCATGACCATTGCCAACCCCGATAACTGTATCGGCTGTGCCGGCTGTGGCGTCACCTGTCCCAAGAAGTGCTTCAGCTTCATCACGCTGGAAGCCTGA
- the nifX gene encoding nitrogen fixation protein NifX: MKVAFASTDKIHIDEHFGRAEQFYIWDISSDSAEFNGIVQVKSEGDDEADRIEARCSGLEECALVYVAEIGGPAAARLVAKKIHPLKSKDRAPIQETVTKLQEVLQGNPPPWLRKAMLKK, encoded by the coding sequence ATGAAAGTTGCATTTGCAAGCACGGATAAAATCCATATCGATGAACACTTTGGCCGTGCGGAACAGTTTTACATCTGGGATATCAGCTCCGACAGCGCCGAATTCAACGGTATCGTCCAGGTTAAAAGCGAAGGTGACGATGAAGCGGACCGGATCGAGGCACGCTGCAGCGGTCTGGAAGAATGTGCTCTGGTCTATGTCGCTGAGATAGGCGGTCCGGCTGCCGCCCGTCTGGTCGCCAAAAAAATTCATCCGTTGAAAAGCAAGGACCGCGCACCGATCCAGGAAACCGTGACCAAGCTGCAGGAAGTTCTACAGGGCAACCCACCCCCCTGGCTGAGAAAAGCCATGCTGAAAAAATAG